The Sediminispirochaeta bajacaliforniensis DSM 16054 genome contains the following window.
CCAGAAGATAGACGGCTTTGACCAGAAGATAGACGGCTTTGACCAGAAGATAGACGGCTTTGGCCAGAAGATAGATTATTTAAAACATAACGCAGTGGCTAAAAAAGATATCGTAAATATAAACAGAAAATTGGATTCTGTAAGAAAAAGATCCTGGATATATGAAGTATTTGCTGATAATTTGTTTTGGAGTGGCAGTCAAAATATTACATCATTCAAAGTTCCTTCTCAAGAATCATTCATTCAGCAATTTGGAATAGATGAGAAAAAAGAGAGAAATATTGTCAATTTTCTTGATATGGAAGTTGAGATAACAGATACGGTTTCGTTTGTAACAGTATTTAAGGAAATTTTCCTTTTTGAAGATTACTGCATTAATTTTACCCGTTCAAATCCAATAATTTTGGATTGTGGCGCTCATCTTGGATTTGCAACACTCTATTTTAAAAAGGATTATCCTGAGTCAAGAATTGTATGCTTTGAACCTGATCCGAATAATTATGAGGTATTAGAACGCAATATTAAAAAGAATAATCTTAAGAATGTTGATATTGTAAAAAAAGCTGTTGGTTCGAAAAATGATACGGTTAAATTCTATCGCGCTATTGATATGTCTATGGGAGGGAGTATCACTGATAGATTAGAAAGGAAGAATTTGAAAGTCGAGCATTTCGATGTTCAGATGGTTGATATAAAAGAATATTTAGAAAATAAAATTGATTTTTTAAAATTGGATATTGAAGGGAATGAAGATGACGTGATCATTGATTGTGGTTCTCTATTACGAAATATTCAATATCTTTTTATTGAATTCCATACGGGAGAAGATCTTCCAATTTCGCGTTTGGGTAAAATCCTGTCAGTTCTCGATAATAACGGATTTAACTATATTATCGACCGATCGCATCCTTCAGAACGTAGAAAACCGTTTCTACGGATTGAAAATAACTACTCACATGTTGTATATGCAAAGAATAATGAATGGAGTCTCTGATAAGCTTATAAATGGTCAGATGTTTTGTGGGTGATACAAGATATTCTTTATACGTCTATAAAATTGGAAAAATAAAATACTGAGTAGGTTTTCATGAACAGCAAGAATTTTAATATAAAGACTTTTGATGATAGCATAATAGAAACGGAAAGCGCACTTGAAGAATTTTATAAAATCAAAGCTTTAGCGGAAACGAAAAATATACTTTATGCTGCTGGTATTACTGAATATAAATTGCCATATTTGGAGCGTATTGCCGAAGAAATGCAGGAGTATCGTCTGCTGATAATGGTTGAAAATGGACGTTCTTTTCATGGTGTAGAAAAAATATTCGAGCAACATTACGGAAAAGTTGAAAGCGATACCGGAT
Protein-coding sequences here:
- a CDS encoding FkbM family methyltransferase, whose translation is QKIDGFDQKIDGFDQKIDGFGQKIDYLKHNAVAKKDIVNINRKLDSVRKRSWIYEVFADNLFWSGSQNITSFKVPSQESFIQQFGIDEKKERNIVNFLDMEVEITDTVSFVTVFKEIFLFEDYCINFTRSNPIILDCGAHLGFATLYFKKDYPESRIVCFEPDPNNYEVLERNIKKNNLKNVDIVKKAVGSKNDTVKFYRAIDMSMGGSITDRLERKNLKVEHFDVQMVDIKEYLENKIDFLKLDIEGNEDDVIIDCGSLLRNIQYLFIEFHTGEDLPISRLGKILSVLDNNGFNYIIDRSHPSERRKPFLRIENNYSHVVYAKNNEWSL